A genomic stretch from Telopea speciosissima isolate NSW1024214 ecotype Mountain lineage chromosome 7, Tspe_v1, whole genome shotgun sequence includes:
- the LOC122668703 gene encoding cation/H(+) antiporter 15-like encodes MPAANHTLICDSLRSINSRGVFIGDNPLYFVLPLFILQITLICITTRITSLLLQPFGQPLIISQIIGGIIIGPSGLCRDKKVLAMLFPEEAKLVFDTISWFGVMIYLFLYGVKMDLIIVKQAGRKAIVIGFSTLLLPLASCLIISFVLRHYVPSDSHLFSSLPYIAMSQCLIPFIVVTCLLTELKTLNTDLGRLAVSSSVYADLAGLSATLFAYNLGISRGGSYLIPLWALLSSFALVAFIFLVLRPLMNWVDNQISDAKPVKDSHFCAVLLLMFIIGLISLINGQNVMLGPLIFGLVIPKGPPLGSALDQKLDTMVTAVFFPSFFLMCGLHIDLSTIKPMVAGVVGIVALLGFLARMTAVFFSALYYNIPMRDGVVVGLMLNSRGIAELITFKILNEAAIFDDEEYALAVLTILLITAITTPILRILHDPSQSYTPTNRRTIQDMKLNSDLRMLVCIRKPENVPTMINLIEVSHASRENPISIIVLRLVELVGRASPILVVHNEEEAQPSYNNGSNSSRNNNNNNNNNDNTTNNINITNSYIFCSRSDQMIFNAFKQYKLLNEDSINIQQFTSISHVATMHDDVCQVACDKRATIIIVPFHKEWAIDGSINSVNYGLRAMNRNILKRAPCSVGILVDRGTIIQAGHFSVVTSRASIYRVAVLLIGGPDDDEAFAYGSRIALHRHVKVTVIFFNDINMINKKKMESYKQINGTNEQMEYREEEVTDGEKLAVLIRDILEEGYDLTIVGRRQGRNSPVFLGLTEWNECPELGLIGDMLASPDFGTTSSILVLQQQRQICNQSKTSRRGGGGSFGLLNYGSKSHMRDLSIHDVPMDENDETRFSPALMVTSSPTASSLVGNGSSSSSIVALNISPHLPLKLSSTNYLLRREQFLPVLKGYDLLGFVDGSFPCPVVCPTSSSSTVATLWDRQDQLIKDSASVAAHLLKLRFVADSLVVIDHPISDEMRILFSLLFDN; translated from the exons ATGCCAGCAGCAAATCATACACTAATATGCGATTCCTTACGCTCCATCAACTCCAGAGGTGTTTTTATTGGAGATAACCCTTTGTATTTCGTACTTCCTCTTTTCATCCTTCAAATCACTTTAATTTGCATCACCACTAGAATCACATCTCTCCTTCTCCAGCCTTTCGGTCAACCTCTCATCATCTCCCAGATCATT GGAGGTATAATAATAGGCCCTTCAGGTCTGTGTCGCGATAAGAAAGTATTAGCAATGCTATTCCCTGAAGAAGCTAAATTGGTATTTGATACAATATCATGGTTTGGTGTGATGATATACCTTTTTCTTTATGGTGTAAAGATGGATTTGATTATAGTTAAACAAGCAGGAAGGAAAGCCATAGTTATAGGCTTctcaacccttcttcttccattggCTTCATGCTTAATAATCTCCTTCGTTTTAAGACACTATGTCCCTTCAGATTCACATTTGTTTTCTTCACTACCTTACATTGCCATGTCACAATGTCTCATACCATTCATTGTTGTAACTTGTCTTCTCACtgaactcaaaaccctaaatactGATCTTGGTCGCCTTGCTGTATCTTCATCAGTTTATGCTGATCTAGCTGGTCTCTCAGCTACATTGTTTGCTTATAATCTTGGAATTTCTCGAGGTGGTTCTTATTTGATACCATTATGGGCTTTACTCTCATCATTTGCATTGGTTGCCTTTATTTTCTTGGTTCTAAGGCCATTAATGAATTGGGTAGATAATCAGATTTCTGATGCAAAACCAGTGAAAGATTCACATTTTTGTGCTGTATTGTTGTTGATGTTTATAATTGGCCTTATAAGTCTGATTAATGGCCAAAATGTTATGTTGGGTCCATTGATTTTTGGATTGGTTATACCAAAAGGTCCACCATTGGGTTCAGCATTAGATCAGAAACTTGATACAATGGTTACTGCTGTGttttttccatctttcttccttATGTGTGGTTTACACATAGACTTGTCTACAATAAAGCCAATGGTGGCAGGGGTTGTGGGGATTGTTGcattgcttggttttttggCAAGGATGACTGCGGTATTCTTTTCAGCTCTCTACTACAATATACCAATGCGAGATGGTGTGGTGGTGGGACTCATGCTCAACAGTAGAGGCATAGCAGAACTCATCACTTTTAAGATATTGAATGAAGCAGCG ATATTTGATGATGAAGAGTATGCACTTGCTGTCCTTACAATTCTACTGATAACAGCAATCACAACACCAATTTTGAGAATCCTTCATGATCCTTCACAAAGTTATACACCAACAAATAGAAGAACCATACAAGACATGAAACTCAATTCTGATCTTAGAATGTTGGTTTGCATTCGAAAACCAGAGAATGTACCTACCATGATCAACCTTATAGAAGTTTCACATGCTAGCAGAGAGAATCCTATCTCGATCATAGTTCTCAGACTAGTAGAACTAGTGGGTCGTGCTTCTCCTATACTAGTAGTCCACAATGAAGAAGAAGCACAACCCTCATATAATAATGGCAGCAATAGCAgcagaaacaacaacaacaataacaacaacaacgacAACACAACCAATAATATTAATATTACTAATTCATACATCTTTTGCTCTAGATCAGATCAAATGATCTTCAATGCTTTTAAGCAATACAAGTTATTGAATGAAGATTCCATAAACATTCAACAATTCACTTCCATATCTCATGTTGCTACAATGCATGATGATGTATGTCAAGTGGCATGTGATAAGAGAGCAACCATCATAATAGTTCCATTTCATAAAGAATGGGCAATAGATGGTAGTATTAATTCTGTGAATTATGGTCTTAGGGCTATGAACAGAAACATTCTAAAGAGGGCACCTTGTTCTGTTGGTATATTAGTTGATCGCGGAACAATAATACAAGCTGGTCATTTTTCTGTTGTTACAAGTAGGGCTTCCATCTACAGAGTTGCTGTTCTCTTAATTGGTGGACCTGATGATGACGAAGCTTTTGCCTATGGTTCACGTATAGCCCTTCATCGACATGTTAAAGTCACAGTCATTTTCTTTAATGATATCAATATGATcaataagaagaagatggaaagcTATAAACAGATCAATGGGACGAATGAGCAGATGGAatatagagaggaagaggttACAGATGGGGAGAAATTAGCAGTTCTGATTAGAGATATTCTAGAGGAAGGTTATGATCTTACAATTGTAGGGAGAAGACAAGGGAGAAATTCACCAGTTTTCTTGGGTCTTACTGAGTGGAATGAATGCCCAGAACTTGGACTAATAGGAGATATGTTGGCCTCACCAGATTTTGGTACTACATCTTCTATTTTAGTGTTGCAACAACAAAGACAAATATGTAATCAAAGCAAAACTagtagaagaggaggaggaggaagcttTGGTCTACTAAATtatggttcaaaatctcataTGAGAGACTTATCAATTCATGATGTACCAATGGATGAGAATGATGAAACAA ggttttctccagCTCTCATGGTGACTTCTTCACCGACGGCGAGCTCTTTGGTTGGTAAtggctcttcctcttcttccattgttgcTCTCAACATCTCTCCACATCTTCCATTGAAGCTTTCCTCAACCAATTACCTTTTAAGGCGTGAACAATTTCTTCCTGTGCTGAAAGGTTACGATCTACTTGGTTTTGTTGATGGAAGCTTCCCTTGCCCGGTGGTCTGTCCTACTTCTTCTTCGTCTACGGTGGCCACACTATGGGATCGTCAAGATCAGCTCATC AAAGACTCTGCATCGGTGGCTGCTCATCTTCTCAAGCTTCGATTTGTAGCTGATTCTCTTGTTGTGATTGATCATCCAATTAGTGATGAGATGAGGATCTTATTCTCTCTACTATTCGATAATTAG